Below is a window of bacterium DNA.
AAGGGAGATATTGAATATTTAGAAAAAGAGGATAAACTCCTTTGCAAGGCTTGTGGATTAAAGTATTCAGTAAGGGACAATATTCCTATAATGCTTATTGAAGAGGCAGAGAAAATTTGATTTTCGGGATTTGGGATAGAGGGGGTTCGGGATAATTCAATTAACGCACAAGGTTTGCTTTCTTTACAATTTCAGAGACTATCTCCTCCCATTCTATTGCCATAATATGAATTCCAGCTACACCAGGGATATTTTTTATCTCCTCAATTGTTTCAACGCATATATTAACTCCCTCCTCTTTCTGTTTTTCCTTTGGAACTCCTTTTAATCTTGTAATTATTTCATCAGGAACATCC
It encodes the following:
- a CDS encoding Trm112 family protein, with the protein product MIDKELLDILACPKCKGDIEYLEKEDKLLCKACGLKYSVRDNIPIMLIEEAEKI